Within the Verrucomicrobiota bacterium genome, the region CGCAGCGGCGACGCGCTCGCGGAAGGCCGGATCGGCCGCACGGCGATTATCCTCCGGGTTGGTGATGTAGGCGCACTCGACCAGGACGCACGGAATTTCGGGGTTGCGCGTCAGCCGGAGCCGGCGACGGATCACGCCGCCGTAACGCTGGCCCGTTTCGGCCGAGACCGAACGCTCAATCCGGGTCGCCAACCCGTGGCTATCCGCGCGCCAGTAGTAAGTTTCGACCCCGTTTGGGCTTGAGCCGCCGGTTGCGTTGTAGTGAACGCTTACCAGGATCGTTCCGGAGCCCCGGCGGTTCGCCATCGCGACGCGGTCGTCGAGTTCGACGAAGCGGTCGTCTTCCCGCGTCATCGGGGCCCGAAACCCGGCCCGCCGCAACCTGCTTTGGAGTCGCCGCGCCGTGTCCAGCGTTAGATCCTTTTCCCGCAGAGCGTTTGGCGCATGCCAGCCGGTTGTGGCTCCGTTGTCCTTTCCGCCGTGCCCCGGGTCGATGAGGATGGTGTTGAAAAACCCGCGCGCCAGCCGGGAAGTAGACGGCCCTACCTCACTGCAGGCGGCTAAGCCTGAAAGCATCACTGCCAGTAACCAGCGAACCTCCCAACGATCGGTAAACACGGCGGAATGTAGCACCCAATGGCCAGGTGAAAAGGCGGCGTTGTTTTGCCATTTCAGGGCGGCCCTGGTAGCCTGAATCGGCAGGGCATATCATCGGACCGGACAACGGCGGTGCCCCTGCTAGCTGCCATGAATACGACTGGTTCGGTTTTGCTTGTGGTTGACGTGCAACGCGATTTTCTGCCGGGCGGCGCCCTCGCAGTGCCGCACGGGAATGAAGTGGTTGGAGTGATCAACGGGCTTGTGCCGCGGTACGAAGTTGTCCTGGCCACACAGGATTGGCATCCGCCCGACCATTGCAGCTTCGCGGCCAATCACCCGTCTCACGTTCCTGGAGAAGTGATCGAGTTCGGCGGGGTCAGCCAGATCCTGTGGCCGGTCCATTGCGTGCAAGGCTCGCCCGGAGCCGATTTTGCCCCGGGCCTGAAAGTCGATCGGTTCCGGAAAATATTTCACAAAGGCATCGATCCGGCCGTCGACAGCTACAGCGCATTCTTCGACAATGCGCGCCGGCGTTCGACCGGTTTGGGAGAATACCTTAAAGGCCAAAATCTGGCGGACGTCCACGTGTGTGGCCTGGCGACCGACTACTGCGTGGTCTGGTCGGTCCTTGACGCACTGGACCTCGGCTTCAAAGTCACCTTGATCCGCGATGCGTGTCGCGGCATCGACCTGCAACCTGGAGATTCGGAACGTGCCCTGGCGAAAGCAGCCTCCGCTGGTGCCCGGCTGACAACCTCCGGCGAATTGGGGTACGCTGAATAGTTACCGGGG harbors:
- a CDS encoding N-acetylmuramoyl-L-alanine amidase, with protein sequence MFTDRWEVRWLLAVMLSGLAACSEVGPSTSRLARGFFNTILIDPGHGGKDNGATTGWHAPNALREKDLTLDTARRLQSRLRRAGFRAPMTREDDRFVELDDRVAMANRRGSGTILVSVHYNATGGSSPNGVETYYWRADSHGLATRIERSVSAETGQRYGGVIRRRLRLTRNPEIPCVLVECAYITNPEDNRRAADPAFRERVAAAIADGIKEQYRLGDAGIPSVPELHAPLSRASDRYAETTSRRHHRF
- the pncA gene encoding bifunctional nicotinamidase/pyrazinamidase codes for the protein MNTTGSVLLVVDVQRDFLPGGALAVPHGNEVVGVINGLVPRYEVVLATQDWHPPDHCSFAANHPSHVPGEVIEFGGVSQILWPVHCVQGSPGADFAPGLKVDRFRKIFHKGIDPAVDSYSAFFDNARRRSTGLGEYLKGQNLADVHVCGLATDYCVVWSVLDALDLGFKVTLIRDACRGIDLQPGDSERALAKAASAGARLTTSGELGYAE